From a region of the Paenibacillus sp. FSL R10-2734 genome:
- a CDS encoding SpoIID/LytB domain-containing protein yields MKHKKHTKMKWRGMAPLSKGLLAAALALGSFLIPAGASHADSNSTVRVALFADIGSKYKSTVPVVTLQSTQSFTLLSDQPGSAPLFSVPAQSRIRVSVDGYRVKVMETSSWKTAADAAKKLQSTSDKPQIFMISRNGTSVYQLYTGVYASEAAAKDGLARVLKAGLSIPADQTPEVKGNKHLSAGRYSSEQAADTALNSITAAGFDAWKVFLSGSDGSAQFEVWVGEAANDKDLAAVQSAVSAALPLALTAATSPGLMMRIDAGLDLSSETQANHYMVSGSDTKFLAVGSEAGIQLEEKSKRTYRGNMELSNLRGSLAVINELPLEQYLYAVVGGEVSSSWPDEALKAQAVAARSYAMAQGNRFEVANVVDSTLSQVYNGIGSEAPVIIKAVDATAGEVLMSGGKVIEAVFSSNSGGVTSDPSEVWGNGGDAFASVPSKEDVAATKTAKKWYYVLLANGISGYAREDNIKLTGNKTAAGLDIATATTKDVNIRPLPAVESSVSAVGKLNPGDNAVVLDKVYESGSYSWIKGPYSSAELLKSMQGKISNTLPSSILNLQVTQRGPSGRAIQVKANGEIMSVKYPDMFRSAFNGLPSTLFDIVPSGSYTVLGADGATSTIGSSQSAGVLSASGKVDVKGSGTVVLGGDSSARAITNSSGFLFIGQGYGHGLGMSQWGVKGMADSGYDYKQILQHYYQNVTLVKE; encoded by the coding sequence ATGAAGCATAAGAAGCATACGAAGATGAAATGGAGAGGAATGGCTCCACTAAGCAAAGGATTGCTAGCAGCTGCGCTTGCTTTAGGAAGTTTCTTGATCCCTGCGGGTGCCAGTCATGCCGATTCTAATAGCACGGTACGAGTTGCCCTTTTTGCTGATATAGGTAGTAAATATAAATCCACCGTGCCTGTAGTAACACTGCAATCAACACAAAGCTTCACTTTGTTGTCAGACCAACCAGGAAGCGCTCCTTTGTTCTCAGTGCCTGCCCAGAGCAGAATTCGTGTTAGTGTGGACGGTTACAGAGTAAAGGTAATGGAGACTTCAAGCTGGAAGACCGCTGCTGATGCGGCTAAGAAGCTTCAGTCTACCTCTGATAAGCCGCAGATTTTTATGATTTCTAGAAATGGAACCAGTGTGTATCAGTTATATACAGGTGTGTATGCTAGTGAAGCGGCTGCAAAGGATGGGCTTGCGCGTGTATTAAAGGCAGGACTCTCCATTCCTGCCGATCAGACCCCTGAGGTGAAGGGGAATAAGCATTTATCGGCTGGCCGCTATTCTTCAGAGCAAGCAGCTGATACTGCGCTAAATAGTATTACAGCTGCTGGATTTGATGCCTGGAAGGTGTTTCTGTCAGGAAGTGACGGCAGTGCTCAGTTTGAGGTATGGGTAGGCGAAGCTGCAAACGATAAAGATTTGGCTGCTGTTCAGTCAGCAGTGTCTGCAGCATTGCCGCTGGCTCTAACCGCGGCAACTTCACCCGGGTTAATGATGCGTATAGATGCCGGGCTGGACCTTAGCAGTGAAACACAGGCTAATCATTATATGGTTTCCGGAAGTGATACTAAATTTTTGGCAGTTGGCAGCGAGGCGGGGATTCAGCTAGAAGAAAAATCCAAGCGTACCTACCGTGGAAATATGGAGCTAAGTAATTTGAGAGGTTCCCTGGCTGTCATTAATGAATTGCCACTGGAACAATATTTGTATGCAGTGGTTGGAGGAGAGGTTTCCTCAAGCTGGCCTGATGAAGCCCTAAAGGCTCAGGCTGTGGCCGCTCGAAGCTATGCGATGGCGCAAGGCAACCGTTTTGAAGTAGCAAATGTAGTAGATTCTACATTGAGTCAGGTATATAACGGAATTGGATCAGAAGCTCCAGTCATTATTAAGGCAGTGGATGCAACAGCCGGTGAAGTATTGATGAGTGGTGGTAAAGTTATTGAGGCGGTGTTCTCCTCGAACAGTGGCGGTGTAACATCTGATCCATCGGAGGTATGGGGTAACGGTGGAGATGCATTTGCCAGTGTTCCCAGCAAAGAGGATGTCGCAGCTACCAAGACCGCTAAGAAGTGGTATTATGTACTGCTCGCTAATGGCATCTCTGGGTATGCGCGTGAGGATAATATTAAATTGACAGGTAATAAAACCGCAGCGGGGTTGGATATAGCAACCGCTACAACTAAAGATGTCAATATACGTCCCCTTCCTGCTGTTGAGAGTAGTGTAAGTGCAGTAGGTAAGCTGAATCCTGGAGATAATGCAGTTGTTCTGGATAAAGTATATGAGTCCGGCAGCTATAGCTGGATTAAAGGGCCTTATTCCTCCGCTGAACTTCTGAAGAGTATGCAGGGTAAAATAAGTAACACTTTGCCTTCTTCTATCCTTAATCTCCAAGTTACACAGCGCGGTCCTTCAGGTAGAGCCATTCAGGTTAAAGCTAATGGCGAGATAATGAGTGTGAAATATCCAGATATGTTCCGTTCTGCGTTCAATGGATTGCCTAGTACATTGTTTGATATTGTACCATCCGGAAGTTATACTGTATTAGGCGCTGACGGTGCTACTAGCACGATTGGAAGTTCACAGAGCGCAGGTGTACTCTCCGCATCAGGCAAGGTTGATGTGAAAGGTAGTGGAACTGTAGTGCTGGGCGGGGATTCTTCGGCCAGAGCGATTACTAACAGTTCGGGCTTTCTGTTCATTGGCCAAGGCTACGGTCATGGTCTAGGCATGTCGCAATGGGGCGTGAAAGGCATGGCAGACAGCGGGTATGATTACAAGCAGATATTGCAACACTATTATCAGAACGTTACTCTAGTTAAGGAATGA
- the queA gene encoding tRNA preQ1(34) S-adenosylmethionine ribosyltransferase-isomerase QueA, whose translation MNVDAYDFHLPEELIAQTPLSDRSSSRLLLVNKENGELAHRHFTDIINYFQPGDTLVLNDTRVIPARLFGVKEDTGAKAEVLLLKNLGDDRWEALVKPGKKLKTGAVIIFSDELRAVIEDEADMGGRTLRFIYQGIFQEILDRLGTMPLPPYIKETLDDRERYQTVYAKHEGSAAAPTAGLHFTKELLEQIEAKGVNIAYITLHVGLGTFRPMSAQKVEEHVMHSEYFVMSQETADAINATKEQGGRVIAVGTTSCRTLETVGRQCEGGPLVECSGWTDIFIYPGYKFSVVNALITNFHLPKSTLVMLVSALAGREHILAAYDEAIEQKYRFFSFGDAMFIY comes from the coding sequence ATGAATGTAGACGCATATGATTTTCATTTGCCGGAAGAATTAATTGCCCAGACACCACTCTCTGACCGTAGCTCTTCTAGACTGCTCTTAGTAAATAAGGAGAATGGGGAGCTGGCTCACCGGCATTTTACCGATATTATTAATTATTTTCAACCGGGAGATACGCTTGTTCTGAATGATACGAGAGTTATTCCCGCCAGATTATTTGGGGTTAAAGAAGATACGGGAGCTAAAGCTGAAGTGCTTCTTCTGAAGAATTTGGGAGACGATCGATGGGAAGCTCTTGTAAAGCCAGGTAAGAAGCTTAAGACTGGAGCGGTTATCATCTTTAGTGATGAGCTTCGTGCGGTTATTGAGGACGAGGCTGATATGGGTGGCCGAACGCTTCGCTTCATTTATCAGGGTATTTTTCAGGAGATTCTGGATAGGCTGGGAACGATGCCACTGCCTCCTTATATTAAGGAAACACTGGATGATCGGGAACGATATCAGACTGTATATGCTAAGCATGAGGGATCGGCTGCTGCACCTACAGCAGGACTTCATTTTACTAAAGAACTGCTGGAACAGATCGAGGCCAAGGGTGTAAATATCGCTTATATCACACTTCATGTAGGTCTCGGTACTTTTCGTCCGATGTCTGCCCAGAAGGTTGAAGAGCATGTTATGCATTCAGAGTATTTTGTAATGTCCCAAGAAACAGCAGATGCCATCAATGCTACCAAGGAACAAGGTGGCCGCGTTATTGCAGTAGGGACGACTTCTTGTCGGACGCTTGAAACAGTCGGAAGACAATGTGAAGGCGGCCCGCTGGTGGAATGCAGTGGTTGGACGGATATTTTCATCTATCCGGGGTATAAGTTTAGTGTAGTAAATGCGTTAATTACTAATTTCCATTTGCCAAAGTCTACTTTGGTGATGTTGGTTAGCGCTTTGGCAGGTCGGGAGCATATTCTAGCTGCTTATGATGAAGCGATAGAGCAGAAGTACCGGTTTTTTAGCTTTGGAGATGCAATGTTTATTTACTAA
- the tgt gene encoding tRNA guanosine(34) transglycosylase Tgt gives MAAITYEHIKTCKQSGARLGRVHTPHGVIETPAFMPVGTQATVKTMSPEELKEMDAHIILSNTYHLFLRPGHDIVRDAGGLHKFMNWDRPILTDSGGFQVFSLSDMRKITEEGVHFRSHLNGDKKFLSPEVAMEVQNALGSDIMMAFDECPPFPAEYDYVKKSLERTTRWAERCLKSHARPNDQGLFAIVQGGMYEDLRRQSAADLTSMDFPGYAIGGLSVGESKQLMYEVLDYTVPLLPQGKPRYLMGVGSPDALLEGSIRGVDMFDCVLPTRIARNGTTMTSQGRLVVRNAKYARDFGPLDPECNCYTCRNYSRAYLRHLIKADETFGLRLTTYHNLHFLLDLMRKVREAIKEDRLLDFRDEFFAKYGLYDNLKGF, from the coding sequence ATGGCAGCAATTACTTATGAGCACATCAAAACGTGCAAACAATCCGGAGCAAGACTTGGAAGAGTCCACACTCCACATGGTGTGATTGAGACACCTGCATTTATGCCAGTCGGCACACAAGCCACAGTCAAGACAATGAGTCCCGAAGAACTGAAAGAGATGGATGCTCATATTATTTTGAGCAATACGTACCATCTATTTCTGAGACCAGGCCATGATATTGTTCGTGATGCAGGCGGACTGCACAAGTTCATGAACTGGGATCGTCCAATTCTGACGGATAGCGGCGGGTTTCAAGTATTCTCGCTCAGTGACATGCGCAAGATTACCGAAGAAGGCGTTCATTTCCGTTCCCATCTTAATGGAGATAAGAAGTTCCTGTCTCCTGAAGTAGCTATGGAAGTTCAGAACGCACTTGGTTCTGATATCATGATGGCATTTGATGAATGCCCTCCATTCCCAGCTGAATATGATTACGTGAAAAAATCACTAGAGCGTACAACACGCTGGGCAGAACGCTGCCTGAAAAGTCATGCTCGTCCGAATGACCAAGGTCTATTCGCTATCGTGCAAGGTGGTATGTATGAGGATCTTCGCCGTCAGAGCGCGGCAGATTTGACTTCCATGGATTTCCCGGGGTATGCTATTGGAGGGCTCAGCGTCGGAGAGTCCAAGCAGCTAATGTATGAAGTGCTGGATTATACAGTTCCCCTGCTGCCACAAGGAAAACCACGCTATTTGATGGGCGTTGGTTCACCGGATGCATTGCTGGAAGGATCAATTCGGGGAGTGGACATGTTCGACTGTGTTCTACCTACTCGTATTGCTCGTAATGGAACAACGATGACCAGTCAGGGAAGACTCGTTGTACGCAACGCAAAGTATGCCCGCGATTTTGGGCCGCTTGATCCGGAGTGCAATTGCTATACATGCCGGAATTATTCCCGCGCTTATTTGCGCCATCTAATCAAAGCCGATGAAACATTCGGACTTAGATTGACGACATACCACAACTTGCACTTCTTGTTGGATTTGATGCGTAAAGTGCGCGAAGCCATCAAGGAAGATCGGCTGCTTGATTTTCGCGATGAGTTTTTTGCAAAATACGGATTATATGATAATCTTAAAGGCTTCTAG
- the yajC gene encoding preprotein translocase subunit YajC, whose amino-acid sequence MFQSFQYAAGAGGGGSILGLVGPFVLMFVVFYFLLIRPQQKKTKTRNAMLKSLKKGDKIVTIGGLHGTIMEISDDIVVLRVNDVTKLTFDRGSISHSVATDVEEKV is encoded by the coding sequence ATGTTTCAATCGTTTCAATATGCAGCTGGCGCAGGTGGTGGGGGTAGCATACTAGGTCTGGTAGGACCCTTTGTCCTTATGTTTGTAGTATTCTACTTCTTGCTGATTCGTCCGCAACAGAAGAAGACCAAAACTCGTAACGCGATGTTGAAGTCTCTGAAAAAAGGCGACAAGATCGTCACAATTGGTGGTCTTCACGGTACGATCATGGAAATCTCCGATGATATCGTGGTTCTACGGGTTAATGATGTAACTAAACTAACCTTTGATCGCGGTTCCATTAGTCACTCCGTTGCGACGGACGTGGAGGAGAAAGTATAG
- a CDS encoding phosphatase PAP2 family protein — MFYQSMNHIVLYTVVLVVILVWVGARRNPIMALVEIGKEMLRSYKFLLLMAGMFGVLVLNKYELQIEEKMHLTSDYTSFVFGLEGHFVQAVQDIFYSPWLTPIIVFFYIFMLQSVLAASLGVYLLDKNRVMLYATCYAIIINYAVAIPFYLYFPVNEVWSYLPAGVKFTMLDVFPNFEQEYRPLSGLNNCFPSLHTSISVTMALLAFRSGNRRWMVITSISAVLIVFGIFYLGIHWLTDMIGGTLLAVLASSVGVQLAKLTLRGREESLTVRNRMTDMR; from the coding sequence TTGTTTTACCAATCAATGAACCATATTGTTTTGTACACAGTTGTATTAGTAGTGATATTAGTATGGGTTGGCGCTCGTCGTAATCCAATCATGGCATTGGTTGAAATCGGGAAAGAAATGCTGAGATCATATAAGTTTTTACTACTGATGGCAGGAATGTTTGGTGTACTAGTCTTGAATAAATATGAACTGCAAATTGAAGAAAAAATGCATCTTACCTCAGATTATACGTCATTTGTATTTGGACTAGAGGGGCATTTTGTCCAAGCTGTTCAGGATATATTCTATAGTCCATGGCTGACACCTATCATAGTCTTCTTTTACATTTTCATGCTTCAATCTGTATTAGCAGCTTCTCTAGGTGTCTATCTGTTAGACAAGAACCGAGTGATGCTATATGCAACCTGCTATGCTATTATCATTAACTATGCCGTAGCGATTCCATTCTATCTTTACTTCCCTGTGAATGAGGTATGGTCCTATCTACCTGCAGGCGTTAAGTTTACTATGCTGGATGTATTTCCGAATTTTGAGCAGGAGTACCGCCCTTTATCCGGTCTCAACAACTGCTTCCCGAGTCTACATACGTCCATATCCGTTACGATGGCACTACTGGCATTCCGTTCAGGAAACCGCCGCTGGATGGTTATTACGAGTATTTCCGCAGTCTTAATCGTCTTTGGTATTTTCTATCTGGGCATTCATTGGCTTACAGATATGATAGGTGGCACTCTATTAGCAGTCTTAGCTTCTTCAGTTGGTGTTCAGCTCGCCAAACTAACCTTACGGGGACGCGAAGAATCACTCACAGTTCGCAACCGAATGACGGATATGCGATAA
- a CDS encoding TIGR04086 family membrane protein translates to MYLIRRLFSWRIANPVLSGLCRSFLWMLLGAFVLSLLLWGSGLKEQDLSMYTYIVHGIAAAFGGLTAGRRATNKGWYQGSLTGIFYGIIVLLIGFLALDSSPSGVDLLWVLAAAAIGALGGMFGVNLQKS, encoded by the coding sequence ATGTATTTAATCCGGCGCCTGTTCTCATGGAGAATAGCCAACCCTGTGTTATCCGGCCTATGTCGATCATTCCTTTGGATGCTGCTCGGCGCGTTTGTCCTCTCTCTTTTATTATGGGGCAGCGGCCTGAAGGAGCAGGATCTCTCAATGTACACTTATATTGTACACGGCATAGCCGCAGCATTCGGAGGACTAACCGCCGGTCGTAGAGCCACTAACAAAGGCTGGTATCAAGGAAGTCTTACAGGAATCTTTTACGGGATTATCGTTCTGTTAATTGGATTTCTAGCACTGGATAGCTCACCTTCTGGTGTTGATCTCCTTTGGGTTCTGGCCGCTGCAGCCATTGGCGCTTTAGGTGGAATGTTTGGTGTTAATTTACAGAAAAGCTAA
- a CDS encoding DUF421 domain-containing protein, with protein sequence MSQHITTHIFLTVLMYFFIFLCMRIMGKREIGKLSVFDLTISIMIAEIAVFVIEDINRPIYEGLVPMATLVIIQVVVAQLSLKSRKIRLLMDGKPSILISGGKLHRGEMRKQRYNIDDLLQQLRGQNIASPADVEFAILEPSGQLTVFEKDKGISSSNPTGNSSLAAENNKSDENGDESSQSVKLPKNKIRYEGLPIPLIMDGKVQDQNLEMIGKTRFWLRTQIRQQGVSDFRDVFLCSIDHKGRIYVDRLDTR encoded by the coding sequence ATGTCCCAGCATATCACTACCCATATTTTCTTGACCGTGCTGATGTATTTCTTCATATTCCTGTGCATGCGTATCATGGGGAAGAGGGAAATCGGTAAGCTGTCTGTATTTGATCTAACCATCTCAATTATGATTGCTGAGATTGCTGTTTTTGTGATTGAGGATATTAATCGTCCGATTTATGAAGGACTGGTTCCAATGGCAACATTGGTTATCATTCAAGTTGTGGTTGCTCAGCTCAGTCTTAAGAGTAGAAAGATTCGGCTATTAATGGACGGTAAACCGAGCATACTCATTTCTGGCGGTAAGCTGCACCGGGGAGAGATGCGTAAGCAGAGGTACAATATTGATGATCTGCTGCAGCAATTGCGTGGTCAGAACATCGCTAGCCCTGCTGATGTGGAATTTGCGATCCTGGAGCCTAGCGGTCAGCTCACCGTTTTCGAGAAAGACAAAGGAATTTCATCTTCCAATCCAACAGGCAATAGCAGTTTAGCTGCTGAGAATAATAAGAGCGATGAGAATGGAGATGAAAGCAGCCAGTCGGTTAAGCTGCCAAAGAACAAAATCAGATATGAAGGACTTCCTATTCCACTGATTATGGATGGGAAGGTCCAAGATCAAAATTTAGAGATGATAGGAAAAACCAGATTCTGGCTAAGAACTCAAATCCGCCAACAGGGAGTATCGGATTTTCGGGATGTTTTTCTATGCTCCATAGATCATAAAGGCAGAATTTATGTAGACCGATTGGACACCAGATAA